AATATATAAAGCTCGTTCCTAGCGTTTATAATGCCTAAGCTGAGCTCTGTGGCGGCATCTTACAGGTGTGGAATCCAATGGACTTCCAACACAAAGACACAACAAAACAGAGCCAAGAAATATCAAAATCCGTTGGCTGGGAAGCAGCATAATACATTCCATTTCTACCTTTTTAGCAAGATTGGTAGCTTATATTAGTTGAGATTAAGAATGAGAGTCCAGTTACCTTAGTTTCTCTGGTCTGTATTAGTGCGGTCTCAAATTGTTTCTCAAGATTTATAAAGTCGGCGACGCTGAGGTCGTCGGCGGATGGCTCCTCAAGATCCCTGCTAAAATAGGAAAAACTGTTGTAGCCATTAATCCCATCTTAACAAAGTAGAATAAAGTAAAATAGAGGGAGGGCTGAAGTTGCTGCCTTTCCACAATTTGGAGGAGCTCCTTACATGTGATGAAACGCGAATATTTAGCCTGACATGGAAACACAAAACAATAACCTTCACAATGTTGAACATATTTTCATACAATTTTAGGACTATGATGCCTGTTTTCATGTTATAGGGTTAacattagttaattatttaattatcccAAACTTAGCATATTTGCTTAATTTTGTCATGCATTAAAAGTTCTGGCGTCGTGTCatttttcttttccaacatttacTGGTGAGCTAGTCAGATATCCGACGCCCAGACAATGACCATGACATTGAATTTTGGTTAAGATGCGGACAAAATTAAACATATTGCAAAGTTCAGGATATTAAAagataaattaaagttgagttGATATCGTAAATATAAAACCTCAAAGTTGAGGTCATAACTACTACTAATCCTATGCTATTTACaattatatgtatttttatGTACATTTACAAATCTTTGAAACATAATTTATTTACTATGTAATACACTTGGATATATAGTTTTACTGTAAACATGTACAATTCTGTAGGAAAGAAGTGTAAGAATTAGTACAAAACATGCATAAGCATAATTACACATTGGTGTTGCATATACTGGTGTTTCAATGCAAAATCTTATACTTAGGggacgtttactttgcatgcTTGAGTACTTTTATCTTCAAGAATCAAGATTAGGATTTCTTCAATCCCGATGGAATATGAATTAAGCTAAACTAATTCAAATGACAGAAATATTCAATgaccttgggatatcccaaagtttcaatacatcaaagtaaacaagtgattagtcttactatttttatctatgaAGGCTAATATTCCAAAGTAAATGCCCCCTTTATAGGACTGGGTAagatatagtaaaaaaaaaatctatactGGCAAATGAATTTACAAAAATTTTGTCATCAAAGCTAAAAATATAGGTCATTTTCGTATTAACTTCCAATGAAATCACTGCGTGCATGCATGGTCCATGATATAACTATTgattttcaaattgatttatgtTAAATACTGCTCCCTCCATCCCTCAAACatctccctttttttttattttgatccgtccccaaaacatcttcttaacctatttttggaaacagTCACTAACTATTACTCttacaatcttcactttttgtggAACCTATTCTCCACGCATCAAATACGCAACTAACTTGCCACCTTCCCTtgggaagatgtttgagggTCGGAGGGAGTATGATCTATCTTTTGCATCTACATCTTATATATTATTGACACTCATGTAAACATCCATACATGTATTtactttcaaatttattttcatatacaGTTTGTCCCGTGAATTATGGTAAGATGAATAGATACTTGTATACCTTCAGACAGGTTTTGGACTTTGATTTCATAAACAGATACCTGTGTCTCACAAACTTGAGTGGAGGGACCTGCATCTGTCTCAGCCCGACTATGATATCGTTGCAGGATCTCACTCAAGCTGGATAGCAATTAAAGTTGAGGTAAGTGAGAATATCATTCACAAATAAAATTGAACACCAAAAGCATGAATAATAAAGGAATCTGTCATCAACTAAGTACTAAAGTTTTGTAGACAATATTCAGTACACATTTTGAATAGCTAGTTTGAAGTGATTGATTAATATAAACAGGAAGATAATGCAGGCAAATGTGCTAGCTAGCACCAGCCTCTAGAGGAAGATTATACATCTTTAACAAAAGCATATCACCAGCAAAAATCTCATTACATTTAGCTTCAAATATTTCGAGGCCCATGAGTCGGGACATGGTGATAAAACTTGTTTTAATAGATAATCACGGATTCCAACCCATAGCAAGAGACTCCACATTATAATTTTTCATACATCACAATCATTTGTAACCAAGTGGAGAGatagaaaacaaagaaaagctACCACAACTGTGGCTTGTCTTGTCACTTGTTCTTATCTTCTGGCCTAGAGTCGCTGAATGCAGAGTTCTGTATAGGTACATGTATCTAGGTGCAACTATAGCATAGATGGGCCATGCAAAAAtcttaaaatcaaatcatgctAGAAATTTGATTACAGCATGTAAACTGGTCGACACTTCACTACTTTAGTCATCTTCCATTGCAGAAATTATCACCAAATCTACTGCATTGTTTAGCTATAGAGGATCAATAACAATATACTTGCCAGTATACTGAGGAAAGGTCTTCAATCTAAATCTCCAAGAATAGGACATCATGAGTTGATTAACACCAAATCTTAAGAATGTCGACATTTAATGCCCCTGGGTAATGATGTCAATTCTCTTCTGGTAAATACACAATACAtcagttttcttttattttcttgttttacttttgcCTAAGCATCCTTGTAGAAAAACAGATTCTTAAATCATTTAAAAGCATTTGTTCAGATACAGCCTGTAGCAATTATACTTTCAAAGATTCAAAAGGCAGTGCAAGGCATACACAGCTGGATCATTTTTTTTGAGCATATGAACAGCTGGATCATTAATATAGCAAAAGGGACATAAAGATAACTGTATCACATTAACTTAAGGAGATAAACTGTCTTTGCAGAACAGCTAGTTAAGGTTTGTAATGTCACTCTACAGTTTCTATAAATATATCTCATATTTATTATGACAACATATCATACTATATGTTTTTTTCTTCACATTTTCCATCCAActatatttatgaatttatcTTCAAAAAATCTTTCAAATGGTTCAACAACCCCTTCCCTTTTTAGTTTGTGATACTTTATTAGTCAACAACTTATGACATTTGTGTGTACTTTCGTTGTAATAAATAACATGAACTCGTAAATATATAAGATGAGACAAAATTTATGCATACTGGTTAACATTCTATAACCCTAAGAGGCGTTTGGTTTGGTGGATGAGATAGATATGATTGATAAGATTGATAGGATTGGAGGAGTGATTAAATAACCCACCCATCTTTGGGGTAATAAATAATCACTCAAATGGATGTTAGATGCGGGCCGAAATATTAATCACGGGCCCAATTATGCAAatcaaacacttgattaaggtggattattttatcaaacatgtctttatcactcaaaccaaacacctcCTAAGGTGTTGGTGAGATGAAGTGTTTGAAAAGTTGGATGAGAAGGATAAGGTGTTGGTGAGATTCATGAAGCAAGCCAAGGAGACGTCACGAACACAAAGACTTTTGCCATTGAAACTGGGTATTCTTCCCGTGGATATGAAACGTGATGGACCAAGCCACGTAAAGTATCAAAGGTTCCCTAGTAGGAGTACTTGAAAATTACGTGATAGGAGAAAAGGAATAGTTCGAAAAAGGCACAACTAATaaggtgtttggctgagcttataggCTGTTTAGAAGTGCTAGGAAAAATCACCCTTTTGATGGAAGGATTGTTCATGGGATTAAGTTCACCCTTTAGAATTCTTTATGAATTTTACCCAATTGTTTAAGAATGGTCACTTAGGCTGTTTGGGTTTTTCATTTAGCTATTGCTTTGTTATGTTGTCTTATCCTTGGGATATTGGTGCACTTTATGGTTCTCTTTTTCCTTTGTAAAGTTTTGCCCTGGTGGGAGGGTTTTACTCACAAAGTTTTACTAAGGTCATGAGCCTTAGTATTTTGTACTATAGTTTTTGTGTTATAAATTATATACCCACcaaaaaataagctccaaaAGTCCATAAACTCTCCAAAAACTAAGTTCTGAAATCCCATCTTAATTTTTCATGATCTTAACAAACAATCAATTtacaaaataattttactatGATTCATTATTTCCATCACATACCCTTTCAACTTCATTTAACTAGTATTTTCTCTCtcaaacttataagctcaaataTCCAAACACTTAGAAGTTCACAAATCATGTTGAATTTGCAATGAGATGATTAACGTTGAGAACTATCGTCTCCAATTGGAATGTATGTGTGGCTTGTTatctatattttataattatattgtattttttataaaagattTGTCATTATTAGTTAGTATGAGGCTTATGCCTCGGGCTGCCTCGAGGCTTACCGAGGTTCTTGTCCTTATAACTTAGTGATGATTTTCACCAGTATGAAGTGAGATGTCGATGTTCGACCCACCTTCTTGTCACCTAACTAAAAAAATCTCAAAGATTTTTAGTGTAATTATATTAACACTTCTTGATTGTTTCCAAAATCAATATCATAGGAAATCAATCAAGATCAAGATAGCTATCAATTATCTAAGTCTTATTTGATGGTTTTAGAATTAGGATCCTCGGTATATaactattaaaaaattatattgtgtTGCTAATTCCACAACTAAATGTTTTGAGTTATACACTATAGATCCTAATTTTTGGGagatattatgaaaattataaatgagATGGGTGTGAATATTATTGATTGCTTGCCTAAACCTTATTCAAACCTTTTGAGGTAAGCACCACATCTAATTAGAAAATAACTCATCTAACTCTAAATTATAAAAAGATCTCAATATATAACTCCTAATCAGATTTGAATAGAAGACATGCTAATTGGTATCACGTACAAGATAACTTTTGTGTAAAGTAGAGAACTTTGAATAAAGTTGCTATAATGGTCATGTTGTATTGCTAGTTCCACAACATGAAGGGTTTGAAACCATCAAATAGTTATATAACGAGGATCCTAATTCTGAATGAAGAGAAAGTTAAGGAATTTGTAAAAAGATATAGTTCATGCCATCTCACCAAGCTCTATGCCAAAATTTTGTGTGTTCAGTTTGGTTGAACAAAAAATTTTGTCATACCACATTTATTCCATACAATTGTTCCCTCCGTTGGAAATAGGTTTAAATAATTATACTACccttattatttaattgattagtttatgattttcataaaacacacttatttacttatttttatctataacTAGTGCAATTTAAAACAAGacatttttaattttcgaaACCAAATAATTCAATATATGTAGAATCATTCATatgaatacatatatattgaattATGGCCTCATTCGACATTAATGAATGTGTGTACATAGGAGGGGGaataaataaaaacacctcttaaaaaatataaaatatgaaccgttttcagtccttagatcatcaagatttatggTTAATTAatcaccttattggatgaattcatgatccaAAGTTCGAATCTTATAGGtagcgaaaattttaattttcgcaattcagacatttatacaacgaatttATACGTGTTCTACAGAAAAGTCACCCATTAAATACAATTTTTCTAAGATTAAACCTCAACCATTAGATCAATGAGATAAatctattcttattttatactctTAAGAGATTTTTCTAGCCTATCAAGAAAGAAGATAAGAAAGAGAAATTGAAAGGGAAGAGAGCCAAAGTGagagtgaagagagagagaagagaaagagaatgAGAGGgaagaaagagaagagagaaaggGTGCGAGAGGGAAGAAAGCTAGAGGGGAGAGAacaagagagagagggggagtcAAATTGCAGACACTTTTAGGGTAAACGTGAAAGATCAGGAAAATATACAATACGCGAAAATATGATCACAAAAATAGCTTATGATAATATTAACATGAATTGAAGGAAAAATATCATAAAAGGGTTGTGCCCGAGGAAAATTTTCCAACTTAGAGAACATGTGAAAAGGGTGGAAAAAAAGAGAGATGTAAATGCATCACGTCATTTTCCATGAAAGAAAACACACCCTCAGAAGCTATCAAGATTTTGTAGTTAGACTATCAGGAACTCTACGAGATTTTGCCTCTATTATAGTTGTGTTGTATCAATCTTTTAAAAATTGGCTCAGTTATTTGATTTCAtgcaaaaaaattatactccctccgtctcacaaaaacatgaacgtttttccattttggggcatctcacaaaaacatgaacactACTATTTTTGGAAATTATTCCCTTATTTTTCATCCCTCCTTTATacacttatttacaaaaaaaccattATGGCCCACCACTATCTTTTCTTAATgaattcattactctcacaacattTTTTAAAGTGGAACCCCTTTTCCACtcactttaactctcaactaacatttcttaagacCCGTGCCATtttctctttgttcatgtttttgtgagacggatggagtagatTCTTCACATTTTATTATTGAGTTGAGCTTTATTTACCGGACACTTTGAGACCCgcatgatgagttatgtataaACAAGCTTTTAAAGTTAAATAGAAGTCAAAATGAGTAACCTATTCAACAGATATATAACAATTTTTActtaaattttatcattttattataaCCAATACTCCCCCTGTGTATGATAAAACTTCTTACTTTTCCTTTACGATTTTTTTAACTACACCCAACCACTTATATTATCCCATTTACCCTAACTTTCACATTCTATCACTTCTAATACAAATTAAAACAATACAACACTAATTACAATAcatttcaccactctcaatacactcaacaacctcGTCTTAAAACCCATGCCACTACCTCCTAAGAAGTATTATCAtggacgaaaggagtataatatactaaaattactaattattacaAATTAAGGTTTTAAGAAAACAAGTTATAccatgtaaataatttatttttccatcTAATTTGCGTATCAAACTTGCTCATGAGCTATTGAATCAAGTAATATCAAGCTCCAACTACTTATTTAGTTAATGAGTTCCACTAAATGAGCTTGACTTGATAAATATATAGTCTAAGCCcatgtttggttgggtgtttttggAGATTGAAAAGGggttcaattaattgaatccattacttgttgtttggtttgggtaatgagttaactattacccttacttgagggtaacccaatcacccaatttgttacccctcaaaatagaggggaaacaaaagaaagggaatcccttactCATGATttctttccattgttaaaccaaataatcaataaaagtaatagtcattgttaccattccactcctttattgattccattccctttccattactctacttgaaccaaacgagcactaagaTCCAAATAGCTTGATTCATTTTACTAGTGAAGACATTGGTAGCTTGATTCATTTTACTACTTATGCCTACCTAACTTCACGAGAGTTAGCATGCGAAGTTgacacataaataaaaaaacaagttTACATCGTGATTTTAGTAACGGTATGGAGGGATAGTACAATGAACCTATACAGTATACTAGATTATTTTGATCAATCATCTCCGTGAATAATGCATAGTAGTCATGATAGAGTTAATATACAAAATATCAACTAATTTAGAACAATGTTTATCATAAAATATATAGTAGAGATCAAATGCATTATGATGTCATAATAATTTCACAAAGTGTGTTCGTAATTTTGTGATATTCAAATTACACTTTGGAAAACTACTACATTCATCTATAATTCCAACCTATGTATGAATAAATACAAAGGTTAATTGACAAATTATGCCAATCTTTCAACAAATTTGCAATTTAAACACAATCTTTGATATAGGACCTAAAAATTTGGATTTATAGCAAAATTGTCACTCCAAATGTTTTTCAACATTCGAAAAATTCATTTGACACAAAAACGTCATTCTGTGAATGTGTAGCAAAAGTTTTTGCCACTTCAACAAGCTATATCCATAGTGATCACCATACAACGGCCGGTTGTTGCTCAGTGAAGAGGTGGCTTTGCCCTTCAGGTCGCTACCATCCATGGCCGAAACTGCCACATCCAGCtgatgtgaaatttttttaGCTAAGAAACAAATTTACAAAAGATGTCAATCAGGCCTAACTCATTCTATTTAATCGGCTTTAACCCATcttatttttttggtttattGGGGCATTTCATCGGTACTGAATCGCATTCCTAGATCTAGTGTCGAGCTATTGGGCTAGTCGATTCGGGCAAATCTGATTAAATTATCTCAAGCTAGAAAATTTTGGCCTTCAACCCTCCTCTTTTAGGAATTAGGACTATTCGGACAAACCTACTGGTTTTAAATCGGATTCGTATCTCCATTTATCATCCATTTCGATGTGGCGATCGCAAAGCCAAAGACCATTTGTAGGCATCAATCGATGATTTTATGGATTCAAAGGAAAAAACTTTTCAGCGTAATTTCTATCTACTTTTTATGAACAAATGTCATCTATCATGCGGTAGAATTTCTTTTTCCATCATCACACAAGGACGTTTATGTGCCACATCAAGCTTTTGTTTGTAGGAAAAATTAGGAGTAATGAATTTGCTACAAGTCAAAATCTCAAGTCCTTATTTCAGCATGCTTTTAAATTGCAAAATTTGTTGAAAAGCCATGTGTTACTTGGCAATTAACAGTAAATACAATAACTAGTGCACCAATATGAAATATATTATGTAAACACAAacattttaaaacaaaatcatgACCTTTATTTGAGCATAAATCTTCAAGCAAACAAAACTGCAGGCAATAAGAACTACAAAGAAAGAAATATgaacatactaaaataaaatcatCATCTTATTTGAGCAAAAGTAAAACTTGAAGAAAAAGCAAACAAAAATGCATCTAATAACAAGTACAAAGAAAAGAACACATAAATACTACATCTAAGATAATAAAAATGCATGCTTTTTTaacgtgtatatatatacatatatttattaatactAGGAGCTACTCATtggcaagaaaaataaaagttgaagGTTGGTTGGTTTGTGGCAGCTTAAGGGCTACTTTTGATGCGTTTTAAATTACTTTTATAACATAGTTGCGTGGAATTGAATTATCAGAAGCAGGAGGGGTGTTTGTCTGTGTTTAACTGAAGTCCAATTACTTCATACTAGATTAATTCAAAGCTgcacttaataaataaataaacataaattaGCTCAATTTCAATTCCAGTGAGTCCCAGCAATCAAATGCTTGTCACGTCTAAGACTCAAAGCTATCAATTCTCTGTAGGAGAAGTAAAACTAAAGCCaccattaattaatatattgattAAAGTATTAAGAGATCAACCAACTCCGCAGGTGGGAAATCAAAGTcgtgaaaatgaaaaattgtcGAATTCCAAGGCACGAGGTTTTTTTGGGGAAGAAAAGAATGGAAGAAGGCGAGACACGTTTAATCGTTTATGCTAAATCGACGTGATCACTCAAAACAGAATCCGAAACTCGCCATCACGGCTCGAAAACCTGGGCTTCGATCGCCATGGgagaatttaataaataaataaataaaggtaaattaaaattacaaaaaaaataaaaataaaattcactaACCTGTTGGTGCTGCAGTACCAGTAGTGCTTCCCGCGGCATGAGTAGATTATGACGCCGATATCCAGATCGCAGAGCACCGATAACTCTCTAGCTTTCTTGAGCAATCCGCTGCGGCGCTTGGAGAAGGTGACCTGGCGCGAGCTTATATCTTCGATTCGCTTGATCTGGAGCTTCCTCCTCCCCATGATTATTTCCCAAATTGAAACGGAAAAT
The genomic region above belongs to Salvia miltiorrhiza cultivar Shanhuang (shh) chromosome 5, IMPLAD_Smil_shh, whole genome shotgun sequence and contains:
- the LOC131024973 gene encoding agamous-like MADS-box protein AGL27 — encoded protein: MGRRKLQIKRIEDISSRQVTFSKRRSGLLKKARELSVLCDLDIGVIIYSCRGKHYWYCSTNSLSEILQRYHSRAETDAGPSTQVCETQAKYSRFITCKELLQIVERDLEEPSADDLSVADFINLEKQFETALIQTRETKTQLLLKSISSLEKEELMLEEEKMLLLGKIGGSKTKIRAIDLNALPSEEGMAD